A genome region from Flavobacterium sp. includes the following:
- a CDS encoding uracil-DNA glycosylase gives MDVKMHSSWKPVLKEEFEKPYFDELINFVKSEYASKVCYPKGSQIFSAFDHCHFDQVKVVIIGQDPYHGPNQANGLCFSVNDGIPFPPSLYNIFKEIETDLGKPLPPTGNLERWADQGVFLLNAALTVRQSEAGSHQGKGWEKFTDAVIKQISAEKENVVFLLWGGFAQKKAALIDSSKHHILKSGHPSPLSANRGFWFGNKHFSQTNAFLKSKGLKEIEW, from the coding sequence ATGGACGTAAAAATGCATTCTTCATGGAAGCCAGTTTTGAAAGAAGAATTTGAAAAGCCTTATTTCGACGAGTTAATTAATTTTGTAAAATCAGAATATGCTTCTAAGGTTTGTTATCCTAAAGGAAGCCAGATTTTTTCAGCTTTTGATCATTGTCATTTTGATCAGGTTAAAGTGGTTATCATTGGTCAGGATCCGTATCATGGTCCAAATCAGGCCAATGGTTTATGTTTTTCAGTTAATGATGGGATTCCGTTCCCGCCTTCGTTATATAATATTTTCAAAGAAATAGAAACCGATCTTGGTAAGCCGCTTCCGCCAACCGGAAATTTAGAACGCTGGGCAGATCAGGGTGTTTTTCTTTTAAATGCTGCTTTAACGGTTAGACAATCTGAAGCTGGAAGTCATCAGGGAAAAGGCTGGGAAAAATTCACCGATGCTGTTATCAAACAAATTTCTGCCGAAAAAGAAAATGTTGTTTTCTTGCTTTGGGGCGGTTTTGCTCAAAAGAAAGCGGCATTGATCGATTCTTCAAAACATCATATTTTAAAATCAGGTCATCCTTCTCCTTTAAGTGCGAATAGAGGTTTTTGGTTTGGAAATAAGCATTTTAGCCAAACAAATGCTTTCCTGAAATCAAAAGGACTTAAAGAAATTGAGTGGTAA